A genomic region of Halostagnicola larsenii XH-48 contains the following coding sequences:
- a CDS encoding citrate transporter yields MVELAAIGILVAFIVFGGMMMREVIPTFIALAGMAIAISIFGGLSPEFILNNVIQDGSMYLADAMIAAAFGGTLGVLAEKQGILEDMVKSAAELGGDSPLVMATALYTAVVVAATSISGLGAFILLATIIFPILISVGFPSKIAGGITLLAYGNGVMLNPSNWVFYREVTGISLDSVIVWALPVAGIAYVMGILYVFLQVRKPDVRETLAETDADVGATSTPKYALLAPLIPVGLVIADVMNVYAAFIVGIGFAAVFSQPGLQGIRNLGQTMGLITQSFHDGIKQVAPAIALMVAIGWLLEAVLADPISSTMEPLLMQIVPENMVLYAVVFSVLAPLALYRGPMNIWGLGSGIIGVLAAIGINPQLITTTAISALRVQAPGDPTNTHNAWAAEELDVNVNDITMNLLPYIWVIAIGGIITSVYLFGL; encoded by the coding sequence ATGGTAGAACTTGCAGCGATAGGAATCCTCGTCGCATTTATCGTGTTCGGCGGCATGATGATGCGTGAAGTCATCCCGACATTCATCGCACTCGCCGGGATGGCAATCGCGATCAGCATCTTCGGCGGGCTTTCGCCGGAATTCATCCTAAACAACGTGATACAGGACGGATCGATGTACCTCGCCGACGCGATGATTGCGGCGGCGTTCGGCGGTACGCTCGGCGTCCTCGCCGAGAAGCAAGGCATCCTCGAAGACATGGTGAAGTCCGCCGCGGAACTGGGCGGCGACAGTCCGCTCGTGATGGCGACGGCGCTGTACACCGCGGTCGTGGTGGCGGCGACGAGTATCAGCGGACTGGGCGCATTCATACTGCTAGCAACCATCATCTTCCCCATCCTCATCAGCGTGGGCTTCCCGTCGAAAATCGCGGGCGGAATCACGCTACTCGCGTACGGTAACGGTGTAATGTTGAACCCGAGTAACTGGGTCTTCTACCGAGAGGTCACGGGCATTTCGCTCGACAGCGTCATCGTCTGGGCGCTCCCGGTCGCGGGCATCGCGTACGTGATGGGGATACTGTATGTCTTCCTGCAGGTACGCAAACCCGACGTTCGCGAGACGCTCGCGGAGACCGACGCCGACGTCGGGGCAACATCCACGCCGAAGTACGCGCTTCTGGCGCCGCTCATCCCGGTCGGACTCGTCATCGCCGACGTGATGAACGTCTACGCCGCGTTCATCGTGGGCATCGGGTTCGCGGCGGTGTTCAGCCAGCCGGGGCTGCAGGGGATTCGAAATCTCGGCCAGACGATGGGTCTCATTACTCAGAGTTTCCACGACGGCATCAAGCAGGTCGCGCCCGCAATCGCGCTCATGGTCGCCATCGGATGGCTGCTCGAAGCCGTCCTCGCCGACCCGATCTCCTCAACGATGGAACCCCTACTGATGCAAATCGTGCCCGAGAACATGGTGCTGTACGCCGTGGTGTTTTCCGTGCTCGCTCCGCTCGCGCTCTACCGCGGCCCGATGAACATCTGGGGGCTCGGTAGCGGCATCATCGGCGTGCTCGCCGCCATCGGCATCAACCCGCAGCTCATCACTACGACGGCCATCAGCGCGCTCCGCGTGCAGGCCCCCGGCGACCCGACCAACACCCACAATGCGTGGGCGGCGGAGGAACTCGATGTCAACGTCAACGACATCACGATGAACCTCCTGCCGTACATCTGGGTCATCGCCATCGGCGGTATCATCACCTCGGTCTACCTCTTCGGGCTGTAA
- a CDS encoding hydantoinase/oxoprolinase family protein, protein MSSVRVGIDVGGTFTDAVAIDSETFDVLAQTKVPTSHDADIGVAAGIVAATSELLDSLSASPDDVVFIAHGTTQATNALLEGDVSKVGIIGLGKGIQGRRARSETNLEDIELGDGQAIETTHEYLSIKDGLDADEVRTALDRFRDEGVEAVVASQAFGVDDPETEERVREISQEVGLPAIGANVVSKRYGLKIRTRTAVVNASILPRMIATSTATGESIEDFGIDTPLMIMRSDGGVMGIDEMQSRPIQTILSGPAAGVAGALMYENVTDGIFIDVGGTSSDISVIEKGQPKWKSAEIGGHSTFLRTLDIRTEGVAGGSMIRVEDGEVVQSGPRSAHIADLPYAAFADPDDIKDPKLVRITPKPDDPEYVGIETADGDMYALTPSGASNLLGHLDEGDYAAGNPEAARLAFEPLADELGVSVETAARQVLDVSIQKIVPVVEEVIDEYDLDPSLLEIVGGGGGCGALVPYLGDATAYETRLAANHEIVSTVGVGLAMVRDVVERNVMNPSEAEIERVRQEAVDSVVGMGANQETIGTTIEYDDAENLLRVEAEGSTELQTREMGQTEVSDAERRDIASTSLDVPTDAVDVAEATEGLFVYEAIESTPRLFGLLTKERTLVSVVDNTGVVKLKLQDASVYATAKANLADAIERVLDKESVYSGSTTRLPNIYICHGNQILDASGMSGRDQIRSLVDIELESLPDDQRVVVIGQRP, encoded by the coding sequence ATGTCCTCAGTCCGCGTTGGAATCGATGTCGGTGGTACGTTCACCGACGCGGTCGCAATCGACAGCGAGACGTTCGACGTACTAGCGCAGACCAAAGTCCCCACGAGCCACGACGCCGACATCGGTGTAGCGGCGGGCATCGTGGCGGCGACCTCGGAACTCCTCGACTCGCTCTCGGCGTCGCCCGACGACGTGGTGTTCATCGCCCACGGCACGACGCAGGCCACGAACGCGCTGTTGGAAGGCGACGTGTCGAAGGTCGGAATCATCGGTCTCGGAAAGGGTATTCAGGGCCGCCGGGCCCGCTCGGAGACGAACCTCGAAGACATCGAACTCGGTGACGGGCAGGCCATCGAGACTACCCACGAGTACCTGAGCATCAAGGACGGTCTCGACGCCGACGAGGTGCGGACGGCCCTCGACCGATTTCGCGACGAGGGGGTCGAGGCAGTCGTGGCGAGTCAGGCGTTCGGCGTGGACGACCCCGAGACAGAAGAGCGAGTGCGAGAAATTTCACAGGAGGTCGGACTCCCCGCAATCGGTGCGAACGTGGTCTCAAAACGATACGGGCTGAAGATTCGGACTCGAACCGCGGTGGTCAACGCCAGCATCCTGCCGCGGATGATAGCGACCTCGACCGCGACCGGCGAGAGCATCGAAGATTTCGGTATCGACACGCCGCTGATGATAATGCGGTCGGACGGCGGGGTCATGGGCATCGACGAGATGCAAAGCCGCCCGATCCAGACTATCCTCTCGGGACCCGCGGCCGGCGTGGCCGGCGCGCTCATGTACGAGAACGTCACCGACGGCATCTTCATCGACGTCGGCGGCACGAGCAGCGATATCAGCGTCATCGAGAAGGGCCAACCTAAGTGGAAGTCGGCCGAAATCGGCGGCCACTCTACGTTCCTCCGGACGCTCGACATCCGAACCGAAGGCGTGGCAGGCGGGTCGATGATTCGGGTCGAGGACGGTGAGGTGGTCCAGTCGGGACCACGAAGCGCGCACATCGCCGACCTCCCCTACGCCGCATTCGCCGACCCCGATGACATCAAGGACCCAAAACTCGTCCGGATAACGCCCAAGCCCGATGACCCGGAGTACGTCGGTATAGAGACCGCCGACGGCGACATGTACGCGCTCACGCCGAGCGGTGCGTCGAATCTCCTCGGACACCTCGATGAGGGCGACTACGCCGCCGGAAACCCTGAGGCTGCCCGTCTCGCGTTCGAACCACTGGCCGACGAGCTCGGCGTCAGTGTCGAGACGGCGGCCCGGCAAGTCCTCGACGTGAGCATTCAGAAAATTGTCCCGGTCGTCGAGGAGGTCATCGACGAGTACGACCTCGACCCTTCGCTCCTCGAAATCGTCGGCGGGGGCGGTGGGTGCGGCGCGCTCGTGCCCTATCTCGGCGACGCAACAGCGTACGAGACTCGCCTTGCGGCGAACCACGAAATCGTCAGTACCGTGGGCGTCGGCCTCGCAATGGTGCGCGACGTGGTCGAGCGCAACGTCATGAACCCTTCGGAAGCCGAGATAGAACGAGTTCGCCAGGAGGCGGTCGATTCGGTCGTCGGGATGGGGGCGAATCAGGAGACGATCGGGACGACCATCGAGTACGACGACGCGGAGAACCTGCTGCGGGTCGAAGCCGAGGGCTCGACCGAGCTCCAGACCCGCGAGATGGGGCAAACCGAGGTCAGCGACGCCGAGAGACGCGATATCGCGAGCACGAGCCTCGACGTACCGACCGACGCCGTCGACGTGGCCGAAGCCACCGAGGGTCTGTTCGTCTACGAGGCCATCGAGTCGACCCCGCGGCTGTTCGGCCTGCTGACCAAAGAGCGGACCCTCGTCTCGGTCGTGGACAACACCGGCGTCGTCAAGCTAAAGCTACAGGACGCGTCGGTGTACGCCACGGCGAAGGCAAACCTCGCTGATGCGATCGAACGCGTCCTCGACAAGGAGTCGGTGTACAGCGGTTCGACCACCAGACTGCCCAACATCTACATCTGTCACGGCAATCAGATACTCGACGCGAGCGGCATGTCGGGTCGAGACCAGATTCGGTCG